The Proteus vulgaris genome has a segment encoding these proteins:
- the sdaB gene encoding L-serine dehydratase, translating into MVSVFDIFKIGIGPSSSHTVGPMKAGKEFVDILADKNLLSSVSRVIVDVYGSLSLTGKGHATDIAIIMGLAGNLPDTVDIDSITPFIKQVETTGRLMLANGIKEVDFPVDGGMNFHKSNLPLHENGMTITAYNGEQVLLKKTYYSIGGGFIVDEEHFGQPEENVVQVPYPYQYAADLRRHCKETGLSLSALVMQNELALRSKEEISAHFAAVWDVMKSGIERGVNTEGLLPGPLRVPRRASALRRMLVTEDKTTTDPMTVVDWINMFALAVNEENAAGGRVVTAPTNGACGIIPAVLSYYDKFIRPVNENSYTRFFLVAGVIGSLYKMNASISGAEVGCQGEVGVACSMAAGALTELLGGSPEQVCMAAEIAMEHNLGLTCDPVAGQVQVPCIERNAIAAVQAVNSSRMALRRVSDPRICLDKVIETMYETGKDINAKYRETSQGGLAIKISCD; encoded by the coding sequence ATGGTTAGCGTCTTTGATATTTTTAAAATTGGTATCGGTCCTTCAAGTTCACACACTGTAGGCCCCATGAAAGCAGGTAAAGAATTCGTTGATATCCTTGCTGACAAAAATCTTCTCTCTTCTGTTTCCCGTGTTATCGTTGATGTGTACGGCTCTTTATCTTTAACTGGTAAAGGTCACGCAACCGATATTGCTATTATTATGGGATTAGCTGGTAATTTACCTGATACCGTTGATATAGATTCTATTACTCCATTTATAAAACAAGTAGAAACAACGGGTCGCTTAATGCTGGCAAACGGCATTAAAGAAGTAGATTTTCCTGTTGATGGTGGTATGAATTTCCATAAAAGCAATTTACCTCTCCATGAGAATGGTATGACTATCACCGCTTATAATGGTGAACAGGTTCTATTGAAAAAAACCTATTATTCTATTGGTGGTGGCTTTATTGTTGATGAAGAGCATTTTGGTCAACCTGAAGAAAATGTAGTTCAAGTCCCTTATCCTTACCAATATGCGGCTGATTTACGTCGCCATTGTAAAGAAACCGGCCTTTCTCTATCTGCATTAGTCATGCAAAATGAATTAGCTCTGCGGAGTAAAGAAGAGATCTCAGCCCATTTTGCTGCGGTTTGGGATGTAATGAAGTCAGGTATTGAGCGCGGTGTAAATACCGAAGGCTTATTGCCAGGACCATTACGTGTACCTCGCCGTGCTTCTGCGTTACGCCGTATGTTGGTAACAGAAGATAAAACCACAACCGATCCTATGACAGTTGTTGACTGGATCAATATGTTTGCACTTGCTGTCAATGAAGAAAATGCCGCTGGCGGACGTGTTGTAACAGCACCGACAAATGGAGCATGTGGCATTATTCCTGCGGTACTGTCTTACTATGATAAATTCATTCGTCCTGTAAATGAAAACTCTTACACACGCTTTTTCTTAGTGGCCGGTGTTATCGGTTCTCTTTACAAAATGAATGCTTCAATTTCAGGTGCTGAAGTCGGTTGTCAAGGTGAAGTCGGTGTTGCTTGTTCTATGGCTGCCGGTGCATTAACAGAACTTCTAGGTGGCAGTCCAGAACAAGTTTGTATGGCTGCTGAAATAGCAATGGAGCATAACTTAGGACTTACCTGTGACCCTGTTGCAGGACAAGTGCAAGTCCCTTGCATTGAACGTAATGCCATTGCGGCTGTACAAGCTGTAAACTCATCTCGTATGGCTTTACGCCGTGTCAGTGATCCTCGTATTTGTTTAGATAAAGTCATCGAAACCATGTACGAAACAGGTAAAGATATTAATGCTAAATATCGTGAAACCTCTCAAGGTGGATTAGCCATTAAAATTTCTTGTGACTAA
- the fhs gene encoding formate--tetrahydrofolate ligase, whose product MKSDIQISQEAHLLPIQDIAKNLNIDQDDIEFYGKYKAKFSHSIWSKIATKKTGKLVLVTAINPTPAGEGKTTVTVGLGQALNHIGKNAIIALREPSLGPCFGIKGGAAGGGYSQVVPMEDLNLHFTGDFHAITSANNLLAAMLDNSIYQGNPLNIDPKKIVFKRCMDMNDRTLRNIVVGLGGEKDGITREDNFVITVASEIMSILCLAEDIQDLKQRLSQIIVAYSYNDDPITANDLQAVGAMASLLKDAINPNLVQTLENTPAIIHGGPFANIAHGCNSVRATKLALQLADITITEAGFGADLGAEKFFDIKCRMSGLHPDCAVIVVTTKALKYNGGLGKNEWDNEDLVALEKGIANLEKHIENLKKYGLPVIVSLNAYVTDSIVEHQFIEQFCQDRDCRFAITKVWEKGGEGGIELAKQVIDTLENEQSQFQLIYPDNASLYEKIDTVAKEIYGANGVTYSQHARNMLEKIENMGFGHFPVCMAKTQYSLSDNPTLLGRPTDFTINVREVYVSAGAGFVVALTGTITTMPGLPKTPAAITVDINNRGKIDGLI is encoded by the coding sequence ATGAAATCAGATATTCAAATCTCCCAAGAAGCACACCTCTTACCAATTCAAGACATTGCTAAAAATTTAAATATTGATCAAGACGATATCGAGTTTTATGGCAAATACAAAGCCAAATTTAGCCACAGTATTTGGTCTAAAATCGCCACAAAAAAAACAGGAAAATTAGTTTTAGTCACTGCAATTAATCCCACTCCAGCCGGAGAAGGTAAAACAACTGTTACTGTTGGATTAGGCCAAGCCCTTAACCATATTGGGAAAAATGCCATTATTGCGTTACGCGAGCCTTCTTTAGGTCCTTGCTTTGGTATTAAAGGTGGAGCTGCGGGAGGCGGTTATTCTCAAGTCGTGCCAATGGAAGATCTTAACCTTCATTTTACTGGCGATTTTCATGCGATTACTTCAGCCAATAATTTACTGGCAGCCATGCTTGATAACTCTATTTATCAAGGTAATCCTTTAAATATCGACCCTAAAAAAATTGTTTTTAAGCGCTGTATGGATATGAACGATCGCACTTTACGAAATATTGTTGTGGGATTGGGTGGCGAAAAAGACGGTATTACAAGAGAAGATAATTTTGTTATTACTGTTGCTTCTGAAATTATGTCAATCTTGTGTTTAGCCGAAGATATCCAAGATTTAAAGCAAAGACTTTCTCAGATCATTGTTGCTTATTCTTATAATGACGACCCTATCACTGCAAACGATTTACAAGCTGTTGGCGCAATGGCCAGTTTGTTAAAAGATGCCATTAATCCTAATTTAGTACAAACACTCGAAAATACACCCGCGATTATTCATGGTGGCCCTTTCGCCAATATTGCCCATGGGTGCAATAGTGTAAGGGCAACAAAATTGGCACTTCAACTTGCCGATATCACAATTACAGAAGCAGGCTTTGGAGCCGATTTAGGTGCTGAGAAATTCTTTGATATAAAATGTCGAATGAGTGGATTACATCCAGATTGTGCAGTGATTGTAGTTACCACAAAAGCACTAAAATATAACGGTGGTTTAGGCAAAAACGAGTGGGATAATGAAGACTTAGTTGCACTTGAAAAAGGCATTGCTAATCTCGAAAAACATATTGAAAACCTTAAAAAATATGGCTTGCCGGTGATTGTCTCTCTTAATGCCTATGTCACTGATAGTATTGTAGAACACCAGTTTATCGAACAATTTTGCCAAGATAGAGATTGTCGCTTCGCTATTACCAAAGTGTGGGAAAAAGGAGGCGAAGGCGGTATTGAATTAGCTAAGCAAGTGATTGATACACTTGAAAATGAACAGAGTCAATTTCAATTAATTTACCCTGATAACGCTTCACTTTATGAAAAAATTGACACTGTAGCTAAAGAAATTTATGGAGCAAATGGTGTGACTTATAGCCAACATGCACGCAATATGTTGGAAAAAATAGAAAATATGGGGTTTGGCCATTTTCCTGTATGTATGGCAAAAACACAATATTCACTCTCAGATAATCCAACTTTATTAGGGCGCCCTACTGATTTTACGATAAATGTACGCGAAGTATACGTATCTGCGGGTGCTGGCTTTGTTGTTGCGTTAACAGGCACTATTACCACTATGCCAGGATTACCGAAAACGCCAGCAGCCATTACGGTTGATATTAATAATCGAGGCAAGATTGATGGGCTTATTTAA
- the dacC gene encoding penicillin-binding protein (D-alanyl-D-alanine carboxypeptidase), with product MKKNIPSVLGKVTAGMGLLLIISSPSFAVNNPVPPQIEAKSYVLMDYNSGKILASEKPDERLDPASLTKIMSSYVVGQAIKEGRMSPDDMVIVGRNAWATGNPVLKGSSLMFLKPGDQVKVIDLNRGMVIQSGNDASIALAEHVAGSQETFVDLMNSYANNLGLKNTHFKTVHGLDSDGQYTTAQDMALLTAAMIRDVPSEYEIHKEKEFTFNNIRQPNRNRLLWNKNMNVDGVKTGHTNGAGYNLVSSATEGNMRLIAVVLGAPSDKIRFAESEKLLGWGFRFFETVTPVKENAPLTKQKVWYGDKGEVALGVANDASITIPKGELKNLKASFTLTNPVLEAPLTQNQVVGTVNFLLNDEVIEQRPLVVKEAVEEGGFFSRIWDFVVKTVSGWFNAIFG from the coding sequence ATGAAAAAAAATATTCCATCTGTTCTGGGTAAGGTTACCGCGGGAATGGGTTTACTGCTAATTATTTCTAGTCCTTCATTTGCGGTAAATAATCCTGTACCTCCTCAAATAGAGGCAAAATCTTATGTATTAATGGATTACAACAGCGGAAAAATTCTGGCATCAGAGAAACCTGATGAGCGTTTAGATCCCGCCAGTCTGACAAAAATCATGAGTAGCTATGTGGTTGGACAAGCCATCAAAGAAGGGCGTATGTCGCCGGACGATATGGTGATTGTAGGACGCAATGCATGGGCAACAGGTAATCCGGTATTAAAAGGCTCATCATTAATGTTCTTGAAACCGGGGGATCAGGTAAAAGTCATTGATTTAAACCGAGGCATGGTTATTCAATCGGGTAATGATGCCAGTATCGCATTAGCTGAACATGTTGCGGGAAGTCAGGAAACGTTTGTTGATTTAATGAACTCCTATGCCAACAATCTGGGTTTAAAAAATACGCACTTTAAAACGGTCCATGGATTAGATTCTGATGGACAATATACAACTGCACAAGATATGGCTTTGCTAACTGCTGCCATGATCCGTGATGTTCCATCAGAATACGAAATACATAAAGAAAAAGAATTTACATTCAACAATATTCGTCAGCCAAACCGCAACCGTTTATTGTGGAATAAAAATATGAATGTTGATGGTGTGAAAACAGGGCACACAAATGGTGCTGGATATAACCTTGTATCTTCGGCAACTGAAGGAAATATGCGCTTAATTGCGGTTGTTTTAGGTGCACCGTCAGACAAAATTCGCTTTGCTGAGAGTGAAAAATTATTGGGTTGGGGATTCCGCTTTTTTGAAACCGTCACACCAGTTAAAGAAAATGCACCACTGACAAAACAAAAAGTATGGTATGGCGATAAAGGGGAAGTGGCTTTAGGCGTTGCTAATGATGCTTCAATCACGATCCCTAAAGGTGAACTGAAAAATTTAAAAGCTTCATTTACTTTAACTAATCCAGTATTAGAAGCACCTTTAACACAAAACCAGGTGGTGGGTACAGTTAACTTTTTATTAAACGATGAAGTGATTGAACAACGTCCTTTAGTTGTAAAAGAAGCGGTTGAAGAAGGTGGTTTCTTTAGTCGTATCTGGGATTTTGTGGTTAAAACAGTATCAGGCTGGTTTAACGCCATTTTTGGTTAA
- the gstB_1 gene encoding glutathione S-transferase gives MLKVWGRKNSSNVKKVLWCLKALNVPYEQIDVGGPFGGLNETNYLAMNPNASIPTLQDDDFTLWESNTILRYLCSKYENNTFYPIDPKQRANVEKWMDWSNGSLFSPIQQMMIMIVRTPKEQQHPEQIEELKEKLNKLIRIADNQLAKTAYFAGDEISLADIAIAPLVYPWLEVCKDRPHFPHIERWFAQLSESSIFRDVVLLPVN, from the coding sequence ATGTTAAAAGTCTGGGGTAGAAAAAACTCATCTAACGTTAAAAAAGTTCTTTGGTGCTTAAAGGCGTTAAACGTTCCTTATGAGCAAATTGATGTTGGAGGCCCGTTTGGTGGGCTCAATGAAACAAATTATTTAGCGATGAATCCCAACGCTTCTATTCCAACACTACAAGATGATGACTTTACATTATGGGAGTCTAATACCATTCTTCGTTATTTATGCTCAAAATATGAAAATAACACATTCTATCCAATTGATCCTAAACAACGAGCAAATGTAGAAAAATGGATGGACTGGTCAAATGGCAGCTTATTTTCACCCATTCAACAAATGATGATAATGATTGTTCGCACACCTAAAGAACAACAACATCCTGAGCAGATTGAAGAATTAAAAGAAAAACTTAACAAACTGATCAGAATTGCAGATAACCAACTAGCAAAAACAGCTTATTTTGCTGGAGATGAAATCTCTCTTGCTGATATAGCTATCGCGCCACTGGTTTACCCATGGCTCGAAGTTTGCAAAGATAGACCTCACTTCCCACATATTGAGCGCTGGTTCGCACAATTAAGTGAAAGTTCTATTTTCCGTGATGTCGTGTTACTGCCTGTAAATTAA
- the yeeZ gene encoding nucleotide sugar dehydrogenase produces the protein MKRITIVGLGWLGLPLAVALRDAGYQVKGTKTTEDGVEAARMSGVDCCLVNLTPAIECDRDDFDYLMETDVLIITLPPSAAGGGYDYVEAIQTLVDSAMSRHITRVIYISSTSVYGNQTGNITEEMDIRPETQSAKMLAEVENWLHRLPLTTVDILRLAGLVGPGRHAGRFLSGKKQVKGAHQCVNLVHLDDVIFAVEQLLAQNEGGHLYNLCAPIHPKKKDFYTRVSSQLDLIPPEFADEEKPLIREIDGQEICRDLGFHYHYPDPDKMPMN, from the coding sequence ATGAAACGAATAACCATCGTTGGATTAGGTTGGTTAGGTTTACCACTTGCGGTTGCGTTGCGTGATGCAGGCTATCAAGTTAAAGGGACTAAAACCACCGAAGATGGCGTAGAAGCAGCAAGAATGAGTGGCGTTGATTGCTGTTTAGTGAATTTAACACCCGCAATTGAATGTGATAGAGATGATTTTGATTACTTAATGGAAACTGACGTTCTGATCATCACATTGCCACCCAGTGCCGCTGGTGGCGGTTATGATTATGTTGAAGCTATTCAAACGCTAGTGGATAGTGCAATGTCTCGCCATATCACAAGAGTCATTTACATTAGCTCTACTTCTGTATATGGCAATCAGACAGGTAATATCACAGAAGAAATGGATATTCGGCCTGAAACACAATCGGCAAAAATGTTAGCTGAAGTTGAAAACTGGTTACATCGTTTACCATTAACCACGGTTGATATTCTTCGATTGGCGGGATTAGTGGGGCCAGGCCGTCATGCTGGGCGTTTTTTATCGGGTAAAAAGCAGGTAAAAGGTGCGCATCAATGTGTCAATTTAGTTCATCTTGATGATGTGATTTTTGCAGTTGAACAACTGCTTGCACAAAATGAAGGGGGACATTTGTATAATTTATGTGCACCTATTCATCCTAAAAAGAAAGATTTTTACACGAGAGTATCCTCTCAACTTGATCTTATTCCCCCTGAATTTGCTGATGAAGAGAAACCGTTAATACGGGAGATTGATGGGCAGGAGATCTGTCGAGATCTTGGATTCCATTATCATTATCCAGATCCCGACAAAATGCCAATGAATTAA
- the hisG gene encoding ATP phosphoribosyltransferase, producing the protein MLDKTRLRIAMQKSGRLSDESRALLARCGIKINLNQQRLIAYAENMPIDILRVRDDDIPGLVMDGVVDLGIIGENVLEEELLKRRAQGENPSYLTLRRLDFGGCRLSIATPVDFDYQGAECLDNTRIATSYPNLLKRYLDQKGIKFKSCLLNGSVEVAPRAGLADSICDLVSTGATLEANGLKEVEVIYRSKACLIQRDGEMEADKQALIDRLLTRIQGVIQARESKYIMLHAPSDCLEDVIALLPGAERPTILPLAGDQNRVAMHMVSSETLFWETMEKLKTLGASSILVLPIEKMME; encoded by the coding sequence ATGTTAGACAAAACAAGATTAAGAATTGCAATGCAAAAATCAGGTCGTTTAAGTGATGAATCACGCGCCCTTTTAGCGCGTTGTGGCATCAAAATTAACTTAAACCAACAACGTCTGATTGCTTATGCGGAAAATATGCCAATCGATATTTTACGTGTGAGAGATGACGATATCCCCGGCCTAGTGATGGACGGTGTGGTTGACTTAGGCATTATTGGCGAAAACGTATTAGAAGAAGAATTATTAAAACGTCGCGCACAAGGCGAAAATCCAAGTTATCTCACACTACGACGCTTAGATTTTGGTGGTTGCCGTTTATCTATTGCGACCCCTGTCGATTTCGACTATCAAGGTGCTGAATGCCTAGATAATACACGTATTGCTACCTCTTACCCAAATCTATTAAAACGTTATTTAGACCAAAAAGGCATCAAATTTAAATCGTGTCTATTAAATGGATCTGTTGAAGTCGCTCCTCGTGCCGGCCTTGCTGATTCTATCTGTGACTTAGTTTCAACTGGTGCAACATTAGAAGCAAATGGTTTAAAAGAGGTTGAAGTGATTTACCGCTCAAAAGCGTGCTTGATCCAACGCGACGGTGAAATGGAAGCTGATAAACAAGCACTTATCGACCGTTTACTCACTCGTATTCAAGGCGTTATCCAAGCCCGAGAATCAAAATACATTATGTTACACGCACCAAGCGATTGCCTCGAAGATGTCATTGCATTACTTCCTGGTGCAGAAAGACCAACAATTCTACCGCTTGCCGGTGATCAAAATCGCGTTGCAATGCACATGGTCAGTAGCGAAACCCTATTCTGGGAAACAATGGAAAAACTTAAAACATTAGGTGCAAGTTCAATTCTTGTTTTACCAATAGAAAAAATGATGGAATAA